One genomic window of Mucilaginibacter sp. SJ includes the following:
- a CDS encoding oligosaccharide flippase family protein — MSTTMERSVVAGDINRRKAIRSNAVGLLVLRGISMASSYFIVPILISYLDVYKYGIWITIYSIVNFIQFFDIGLGNGLRNKYAHSIAIGDNGLARVYVSTTYYLITIISGGLLLLFGAVYFFVDWHKAFNVNQSVGFELNWLVILLFGTFILSFPLKLINSLLYGAQKSALANSMTAVGNIVSLLMVVLLLKKNGVDNLLYVGIIYTVAPLVLFLFLNIYYFSTEFKHVIPTRKFVDTKYIKDLTGLGVKFFILQINSLIIFSSNSFIIAQTLGQIKVTEYNVMFKLYSVPSLIFQILLTPYWSAFTNAYAKNDITWIKRNLKHLLKIFSGIIIVSVLLVVFNKFLFLLWVGNRVSTNTMSGIWMVAYLIVQSSMLPFVNFINGTGKIKLQLYLASVVSLINIPLSIYFIKSLGWGIDGCIIANIICTIPFLILMGIQTLKIINNKAIGIWND; from the coding sequence ATGAGCACAACAATGGAGCGGTCGGTTGTGGCGGGAGATATTAACCGGAGAAAGGCTATAAGATCAAATGCCGTTGGTCTCCTGGTACTACGTGGTATCAGTATGGCTTCCTCTTACTTTATAGTGCCCATATTAATAAGCTATCTTGATGTTTACAAATATGGTATCTGGATCACTATTTACTCTATCGTAAATTTTATTCAGTTTTTTGATATCGGGCTCGGTAACGGTTTAAGAAACAAGTACGCACACAGCATAGCTATAGGCGATAATGGTTTGGCCAGGGTATATGTAAGCACAACATATTATCTTATTACCATTATTAGCGGTGGTTTGCTGCTTTTATTCGGCGCAGTTTATTTTTTTGTTGATTGGCATAAGGCCTTTAACGTAAATCAATCGGTTGGCTTTGAACTTAACTGGCTGGTTATACTTCTATTTGGTACCTTTATTCTGAGTTTTCCGCTAAAACTCATTAATTCATTGCTATATGGTGCGCAAAAATCGGCACTTGCAAATTCAATGACTGCTGTTGGTAATATCGTATCATTATTAATGGTGGTTTTGTTACTGAAAAAGAACGGCGTAGATAACCTTTTGTACGTAGGGATCATTTATACTGTAGCGCCGCTAGTATTGTTCCTTTTTTTGAACATATACTACTTTTCTACCGAATTTAAACATGTAATACCAACTAGGAAGTTCGTAGATACCAAGTATATAAAGGACCTCACCGGTCTGGGTGTTAAATTTTTTATACTACAGATCAACTCGCTTATAATTTTTTCATCAAACTCGTTTATTATAGCACAAACGCTTGGGCAGATTAAGGTGACAGAATACAACGTTATGTTTAAGTTGTATAGCGTACCATCGTTGATCTTCCAAATCCTGTTAACACCGTATTGGAGCGCTTTTACAAATGCTTACGCTAAAAATGATATAACCTGGATAAAAAGGAATCTTAAGCATTTACTGAAAATTTTTAGCGGTATAATAATTGTATCAGTGCTCCTGGTTGTTTTCAATAAGTTTTTGTTCCTCCTGTGGGTGGGTAACAGGGTTAGTACCAATACCATGTCGGGCATTTGGATGGTCGCTTATCTTATCGTTCAATCGTCAATGCTGCCGTTTGTTAATTTTATCAATGGCACCGGCAAAATTAAATTGCAACTATATCTGGCTTCTGTTGTAAGCCTGATTAATATACCCCTGAGTATTTATTTTATTAAAAGCCTGGGTTGGGGAATTGACGGGTGTATTATTGCTAACATTATATGTACAATTCCGTTTTTGATTTTGATGGGTATACAAACGCTTAAGATCATAAACAATAAAGCTATTGGAATCTGGAATGATTAA
- a CDS encoding CatB-related O-acetyltransferase, whose amino-acid sequence MEVAYNNYISNQCNLNNVGLDDFSYVGAASQLFNVKVGKFCSIADNVKIGLGFHPTDRVSTHPSFYSNNKAFKCFANENLFNEYKETVIENDVWIGSNAIIFGGITIGNGSVVAGGSIVTKDVEPYAIVGGNPAKLIKYRFEEDIIKKLLSFKWWSHDLSWIEANYKSFNDMELFFKLTGITK is encoded by the coding sequence GTGGAGGTAGCTTACAATAATTATATCTCTAACCAATGTAATTTAAATAATGTTGGATTAGATGATTTTTCATACGTAGGGGCGGCTTCTCAATTGTTCAATGTAAAGGTCGGTAAATTTTGTTCAATAGCCGATAATGTTAAAATAGGTTTAGGTTTTCATCCTACCGACAGGGTTTCCACACACCCTTCGTTTTATTCAAATAACAAAGCATTTAAGTGCTTTGCAAATGAAAATTTGTTTAACGAGTATAAGGAAACGGTTATTGAGAATGATGTTTGGATTGGATCAAATGCTATTATTTTTGGGGGTATAACTATAGGTAATGGGTCGGTAGTAGCAGGAGGTTCAATTGTCACAAAGGATGTTGAGCCGTATGCAATCGTTGGAGGGAATCCTGCCAAACTTATAAAGTATCGTTTTGAGGAAGATATCATTAAAAAATTGCTCAGCTTTAAATGGTGGAGCCACGATTTAAGCTGGATAGAAGCTAATTATAAGAGTTTTAATGATATGGAGCTTTTTTTTAAATTGACTGGTATTACTAAATAA
- a CDS encoding acyltransferase — translation MLNKIRIACFDYLSKRLLRKNGVKFAANIVSRGVPYVKVYKGGSITIGDNFKMNNNFAANIIGRQQKCIYISKGSLIIKDNVGISSTAIICHNAITIGNNVLIGGNTVIYDTDFHSLDFKDRNAVPEIVANIKTAPVVINDNVFIGAHSIILKGVTVGKNSIIGAGSVVARNIPENEIWAGNPAKKIKDIA, via the coding sequence ATGTTAAATAAAATTAGAATTGCCTGTTTTGATTATCTGAGTAAAAGGTTGTTAAGAAAGAATGGTGTGAAATTTGCAGCCAATATTGTTTCGCGGGGCGTACCTTATGTAAAGGTTTATAAAGGTGGCAGCATAACTATAGGCGATAATTTTAAGATGAATAATAATTTTGCTGCCAATATTATAGGGCGCCAACAAAAATGCATCTACATATCGAAAGGTAGCTTAATTATTAAAGATAATGTGGGTATCAGTTCGACAGCGATTATTTGTCATAATGCGATAACTATTGGTAACAACGTTTTAATAGGGGGGAACACAGTTATTTATGATACCGATTTTCATTCGCTTGATTTCAAAGACCGAAACGCTGTTCCTGAAATAGTTGCTAATATTAAAACGGCACCGGTGGTGATTAATGATAACGTTTTTATAGGTGCGCATTCAATAATTTTAAAAGGAGTAACAGTAGGAAAAAATTCAATTATTGGGGCCGGCAGCGTAGTTGCCCGAAATATTCCTGAAAATGAAATATGGGCAGGCAATCCAGCAAAAAAAATTAAAGATATTGCTTAA
- a CDS encoding glycosyltransferase family 2 protein, translating to MTNIAILIPVHNRINITKRGFKHLYDAIEYYKNSVTGFDINVKVVLIDDGSTDGTSEWVSENYGDTLIVKGDGNLWWSGAINAGIMASKEKLPTLTGVLLWNDDVIPAQDYIYQLVKIVNEHKEDLFIGSMVMEKDQEHIVSNYGGSFNHITGKRRYKNKGELLTNITTERSKVDWLPGMGTYISANLLDKIGMFDDKVFPQYFGDTDYCLRAGKIKQDIYVYRSLKIFNDIATTGIYRPKNREELFKAFTSIRSKYHLKKNFLFAYKHGFFPFTLVAFFRNYFFLMRAYLKK from the coding sequence ATGACAAACATTGCTATTCTCATTCCGGTTCATAATCGAATCAATATCACTAAACGTGGATTTAAGCATCTATATGATGCTATTGAGTATTACAAGAATAGCGTTACCGGATTTGATATAAATGTTAAAGTCGTTCTAATTGATGATGGGTCGACTGACGGTACATCAGAATGGGTAAGCGAAAACTATGGTGATACGCTGATAGTAAAAGGCGATGGTAACCTTTGGTGGAGCGGAGCAATAAATGCCGGTATTATGGCATCAAAAGAAAAACTGCCCACTTTAACGGGGGTGTTGCTATGGAATGATGATGTTATACCTGCGCAGGATTACATTTACCAGTTGGTGAAAATAGTAAACGAACATAAGGAAGACCTGTTTATAGGTAGTATGGTAATGGAAAAGGATCAGGAACACATCGTTTCAAATTATGGCGGCTCGTTTAACCATATTACCGGTAAACGCAGATACAAAAACAAAGGTGAATTATTGACAAATATAACTACTGAACGCAGCAAGGTTGATTGGCTTCCGGGAATGGGCACTTACATATCAGCAAATTTGCTTGATAAAATTGGCATGTTTGATGATAAGGTATTCCCACAATATTTTGGCGATACCGATTATTGCTTACGGGCTGGTAAAATTAAGCAGGATATTTATGTTTACCGAAGCCTTAAAATTTTTAACGATATTGCAACTACCGGTATTTACAGGCCTAAAAACCGTGAGGAGCTTTTCAAGGCATTTACGTCTATCCGTTCGAAATACCACCTCAAGAAGAATTTTTTGTTTGCTTACAAGCATGGTTTTTTCCCTTTTACACTGGTAGCGTTTTTCCGTAACTACTTTTTCCTGATGAGGGCTTACCTTAAAAAATAA
- a CDS encoding 6-hydroxymethylpterin diphosphokinase MptE-like protein codes for MNKYISRFKQEIDKEGFGSAVKKTVKNTSIRVKRKLTENKRSQENWKQLKGKFVGKRVFLIGNGPSLNKTPLYLLDNEYTMCFNRFNVMFERLGWVPKFYMCADPLVANDMAAEINQIVPQVEIAFFPDIHTHGLDFRTFINDRENVQWMSPDFKGFYFDLPKVALGGTVAYPALQVLTYLGFSELYLIGVDMNYQIHKTVKEIHGTDVASTKDDDPNHFDPRYFGTNRKYHQPVQAIMDNMLGSLDYAAQQIKTHSNTNVVNAGIGSMVESFPKTDFNSLFNYTDQEAFELLSKPFIEYLPVRSYEELLEKVPQLKSKEEIPADADYFILEHDLGISIIKELIFDYIPFGPYKGMYLFISRKFLNKAFN; via the coding sequence ATGAATAAATATATATCAAGATTTAAACAGGAAATTGACAAGGAGGGATTTGGTTCGGCTGTAAAAAAAACAGTCAAAAATACTTCTATCCGCGTTAAACGTAAACTTACCGAAAATAAGAGGAGCCAGGAAAACTGGAAACAGCTTAAGGGCAAGTTTGTCGGTAAACGTGTTTTTTTAATAGGAAACGGTCCATCGCTTAATAAAACTCCACTGTATTTATTGGATAATGAGTACACCATGTGCTTTAACCGGTTTAATGTGATGTTTGAGCGATTGGGTTGGGTACCTAAATTTTATATGTGTGCCGATCCGCTGGTAGCCAATGATATGGCAGCCGAGATTAACCAGATAGTACCACAGGTTGAAATAGCCTTCTTCCCCGATATACACACCCATGGCCTTGATTTTCGCACCTTTATTAATGATAGGGAAAATGTGCAATGGATGTCGCCCGATTTTAAAGGGTTTTATTTTGATTTGCCTAAGGTAGCATTGGGCGGTACCGTTGCCTATCCGGCACTGCAGGTGCTTACCTATCTTGGGTTTTCTGAGCTTTACCTTATAGGCGTTGATATGAATTACCAGATCCATAAAACGGTAAAAGAAATACACGGCACTGATGTGGCATCAACAAAAGACGATGATCCTAACCACTTCGATCCACGTTATTTTGGTACAAACCGTAAATATCATCAGCCAGTACAGGCTATTATGGATAATATGCTTGGATCTCTTGATTATGCAGCGCAACAGATAAAAACACATAGCAATACTAATGTTGTAAATGCAGGTATCGGAAGTATGGTTGAAAGCTTTCCTAAAACCGATTTTAACAGCCTGTTTAACTATACCGACCAGGAAGCCTTTGAGCTTTTGTCGAAACCTTTTATTGAATATTTACCTGTTAGAAGTTATGAAGAGCTGCTTGAAAAAGTTCCGCAGCTAAAATCGAAAGAGGAGATACCTGCCGACGCCGATTATTTTATTTTGGAGCATGATCTTGGTATTAGCATTATTAAAGAACTTATATTTGACTATATACCATTTGGGCCGTACAAAGGTATGTATCTGTTTATATCAAGGAAGTTTTTAAACAAAGCTTTTAATTAA
- a CDS encoding phosphoglycerate dehydrogenase, whose product MKVLTSPSSFGQVGNKPFSLLEENGFEIINNPYGRKLTEDEVIELAKDCVGIVAGVEPLTALVMDALPDLKVISRVGIGMDSIDLDYAKEKGIIVRNTPDGPTRAVAELTLAMTLSLLRRIPQADASLKNKVWKKQTGNLILNKVIGVVGLGRIGRLVSELFRGIGNPVIGFDPYADAAWAAKNGVELADFENVLKKADIVTLHVPGNADKSPVIGATELALIKQTALLINISRGGIVDEDALFEALSTGKLAAAAIDVFVEEPYSGPFTELDNVVLTPHIGSYAEEGKLLMEIEAVNNLISEIKK is encoded by the coding sequence ATGAAAGTCTTAACATCTCCCTCTTCATTTGGCCAGGTAGGCAACAAACCTTTTAGTTTACTTGAAGAAAATGGTTTTGAAATAATTAATAATCCTTATGGCCGTAAACTTACCGAAGATGAAGTAATTGAGTTGGCCAAGGATTGTGTTGGTATTGTTGCCGGTGTTGAACCGCTAACTGCACTCGTTATGGATGCGCTGCCTGATTTAAAGGTAATTAGCCGCGTAGGCATTGGTATGGATAGCATTGATCTTGATTATGCCAAAGAAAAAGGTATCATAGTAAGAAATACACCCGATGGGCCGACACGTGCCGTAGCCGAACTTACATTGGCTATGACCCTTTCTCTTTTACGCAGGATACCTCAGGCTGATGCCTCACTTAAAAATAAAGTCTGGAAAAAGCAAACAGGTAATTTAATACTTAATAAAGTAATAGGTGTTGTTGGCCTCGGTCGTATCGGGCGCCTGGTATCAGAACTTTTTAGGGGTATAGGTAACCCGGTTATCGGTTTTGATCCGTATGCTGACGCAGCATGGGCAGCAAAAAACGGTGTTGAACTGGCTGATTTTGAAAACGTACTGAAAAAAGCGGATATTGTTACCCTGCATGTGCCCGGTAATGCGGATAAATCGCCGGTTATTGGTGCGACTGAGTTAGCACTTATTAAGCAAACCGCTTTGCTTATAAATATTTCACGCGGTGGTATTGTTGATGAAGACGCGCTATTTGAGGCGTTATCTACAGGTAAGCTGGCTGCAGCGGCAATTGATGTTTTTGTTGAAGAACCTTATTCGGGTCCGTTTACTGAGCTTGATAATGTAGTACTTACACCTCACATCGGTTCATATGCCGAAGAAGGTAAACTGCTGATGGAAATTGAAGCGGTTAATAACCTGATCTCGGAAATTAAAAAGTAG
- a CDS encoding Gfo/Idh/MocA family protein, with the protein MSYKIGIIGYGVMGKTRRTAIEEIKKGTVIAVSEPSIGPDADGIPNVSHDDIINNPEIDVLIVCTPNFLNKELTLRGLNAGKHVFCEKPPAFTAADILEIKEAEARSGKTLMYGFNHRHHDSVLQMKRLIDSGEYGKVLWLRGRYGKSVTKDYFNQWRAKKELAGGGILMDQGIHMLDLFLFLSGDFDVVKAEVSNLYWHMDVEDNAFVILKESATGKVASLHSTMSQWRHLFSLEIFLEKGYMVLNGLITSTMSYGEETLSVAKNRSTAPAATWKDEVITKYVNNNSWRYEMDHFFDCVTEQKPVIYGSSDDALKLMTIIDKVYEQKDF; encoded by the coding sequence ATGAGTTATAAAATTGGTATAATCGGTTACGGAGTAATGGGTAAAACCCGTCGCACGGCTATCGAAGAAATTAAAAAAGGGACAGTAATAGCAGTATCTGAGCCAAGCATTGGCCCTGATGCGGATGGCATCCCCAATGTAAGCCATGATGATATCATCAACAACCCCGAAATTGATGTTCTGATCGTTTGTACGCCTAACTTTTTAAACAAAGAATTAACCCTTCGTGGTCTTAACGCGGGTAAACACGTTTTTTGCGAAAAACCCCCGGCATTTACAGCTGCCGATATATTAGAAATCAAAGAAGCCGAAGCCCGGAGCGGCAAAACCCTGATGTATGGCTTCAACCACCGGCATCACGACAGCGTTTTGCAAATGAAAAGGCTTATTGATAGCGGCGAGTATGGTAAAGTGCTTTGGTTACGCGGCCGCTACGGTAAAAGTGTTACAAAAGACTATTTTAACCAATGGCGAGCTAAAAAAGAATTGGCAGGCGGTGGCATCCTGATGGATCAGGGTATCCACATGCTTGATCTGTTCCTGTTCCTTTCGGGCGATTTTGACGTAGTAAAAGCCGAGGTGTCAAATCTGTACTGGCATATGGATGTCGAAGATAATGCCTTCGTGATACTTAAAGAATCGGCAACGGGTAAAGTTGCATCGCTGCACTCAACGATGTCACAATGGCGCCATTTGTTTTCGTTAGAGATTTTCCTTGAAAAAGGCTACATGGTATTAAATGGCTTAATCACCTCAACCATGTCATACGGCGAAGAAACTTTATCAGTGGCCAAAAACCGGTCTACCGCCCCTGCAGCTACATGGAAAGATGAAGTTATTACCAAATATGTTAATAATAACAGCTGGCGTTATGAAATGGATCATTTCTTTGATTGCGTTACTGAGCAAAAACCGGTTATTTACGGTAGCTCGGATGATGCGTTAAAGCTAATGACCATTATTGATAAGGTTTATGAGCAGAAAGATTTTTAA
- a CDS encoding D-sedoheptulose-7-phosphate isomerase, with amino-acid sequence MERTELAKNYLSDYVGRLTDILNKIDPEKLGQVITTFIDAFKSGNTIYVVGNGGSAATASHMQADFRFFVRYFSKFRPKIIALTDNVPMITAIGNDNNFDDVFVEQMRGQFVAGDVLIAISASGNSPNLVKAAEFANELGGKTIAFVGFLGGKLNEISTVPLYTPNPKGDYGPIEDVHMILNHIIVNYLATDEEFLALT; translated from the coding sequence ATGGAAAGAACTGAGTTAGCAAAAAATTATCTAAGTGATTATGTTGGACGTTTAACCGACATTTTAAACAAAATTGACCCTGAAAAATTAGGTCAGGTTATTACCACTTTTATTGACGCTTTTAAAAGCGGAAATACTATTTATGTAGTAGGTAACGGCGGCAGTGCTGCAACGGCCTCACATATGCAAGCGGATTTCAGGTTTTTTGTACGTTATTTCTCAAAATTCCGTCCTAAGATCATCGCCCTTACAGATAATGTTCCAATGATCACTGCTATCGGTAATGACAATAATTTTGATGACGTATTTGTTGAGCAAATGCGTGGCCAGTTTGTTGCCGGCGACGTATTGATTGCTATATCAGCAAGCGGCAATTCCCCAAACCTGGTAAAGGCTGCCGAATTTGCTAATGAGCTCGGCGGTAAAACTATAGCATTTGTAGGTTTCCTTGGTGGCAAGCTAAACGAAATTTCAACCGTACCTTTATATACACCAAACCCTAAAGGTGATTACGGACCGATTGAAGATGTTCACATGATATTGAACCACATTATTGTTAACTATTTAGCTACTGACGAAGAATTTTTAGCACTTACATAG
- a CDS encoding endo-1,4-beta-xylanase: MKKLNFYLLIAVFSSIIIGWVLFSDKSEARNEPSLKADANYREAKQVADSPAALPETADNEPVAVVKKASALKKAASVSIRSHEVADSDTDEVSLKDKLLQKGVYFGTALNPADIQLRAPRPKNYLDEISRYFNFYTISVTFKTTENQRGVFTFQAADKMVEFALAHHSKIKGHVLAWGDALPDWVTQGNYSPGELKSILQNHVQTIVKHFKDKYPGAVTEWNVVNEPVCNDAAFNNQTDCYPEGVKKFVWSAIHKPGSTDPTDYIQYAFEWAHAIDPSAKLFLNENNIETSGNPPKLGRLYNLVKSLKQKGVPINGIGFESHIRLFDLNKFNAQTLTKTMNMFADLGLETQISEFDAVMASGLTNTRPAGLIPITNPTANDFKNQAKLYRIFLTACLHAKNCTGFTTWGVWDNTSWTSTYWKGSFYPHLLDANFKPKLSFKSLMDEAKSYKTEKAF; this comes from the coding sequence ATGAAAAAGTTAAATTTTTATTTACTTATCGCTGTGTTTTCCTCTATTATAATTGGTTGGGTGTTATTTAGCGATAAAAGCGAGGCGCGTAATGAACCGTCTTTAAAAGCCGATGCTAATTATAGAGAAGCGAAGCAGGTTGCCGATAGCCCTGCTGCCTTGCCCGAAACGGCGGACAATGAGCCGGTGGCTGTGGTAAAAAAAGCCTCTGCTTTAAAAAAGGCCGCTTCAGTAAGCATCAGGAGCCATGAAGTTGCCGATAGCGATACTGATGAGGTATCATTGAAAGATAAGCTTTTGCAAAAAGGTGTTTACTTTGGCACAGCTCTTAATCCGGCCGATATCCAACTCAGGGCTCCCCGCCCTAAAAATTATCTTGATGAGATCTCAAGATATTTTAACTTCTATACTATATCGGTAACATTTAAAACTACCGAAAATCAACGTGGGGTTTTTACGTTTCAAGCGGCCGATAAAATGGTTGAATTTGCCTTAGCTCATCACTCAAAAATTAAAGGACATGTGTTGGCCTGGGGGGATGCTCTGCCAGACTGGGTGACGCAGGGAAATTACAGCCCCGGCGAGCTAAAATCGATACTGCAAAATCATGTGCAAACTATAGTAAAGCACTTTAAGGATAAATATCCAGGCGCCGTTACCGAGTGGAACGTGGTTAACGAGCCTGTTTGTAACGATGCCGCTTTCAACAATCAAACAGATTGTTATCCCGAAGGAGTAAAGAAATTTGTTTGGAGCGCTATTCATAAACCCGGTTCAACAGATCCTACCGATTATATTCAATATGCTTTTGAATGGGCACACGCCATTGATCCGTCAGCGAAGTTGTTTTTAAATGAAAACAATATTGAAACGTCGGGCAATCCGCCAAAGTTAGGACGTTTGTATAACCTTGTAAAATCATTAAAACAAAAAGGGGTACCAATTAATGGCATAGGCTTTGAATCACATATCAGGTTGTTTGACCTTAATAAATTTAATGCCCAAACATTAACTAAAACCATGAATATGTTTGCTGATTTAGGTTTGGAAACGCAGATTTCGGAGTTTGACGCCGTTATGGCATCAGGTTTAACAAATACCAGACCGGCAGGCTTAATCCCTATTACTAACCCAACAGCTAATGATTTTAAAAACCAGGCAAAACTTTATCGTATATTTTTAACTGCTTGCCTGCACGCGAAAAACTGCACCGGTTTTACAACCTGGGGAGTTTGGGACAACACGTCATGGACGTCAACTTATTGGAAAGGCTCCTTTTACCCACATTTGCTCGACGCTAATTTTAAGCCTAAGCTTTCATTCAAGTCATTGATGGATGAGGCCAAATCCTATAAAACCGAAAAGGCTTTTTAA
- a CDS encoding SDR family NAD(P)-dependent oxidoreductase, with product MNSISNVNIDLSGKVALITGGTRGIGKAIADRFLDAGASIILTGTKATEVEKLNAENTNPQGISYLQVDFTNEGSVTAFVAKIHEMGKIDVLVNNAGINKIAPNTETSNADFDLLNDVNVKGPYILCREVSKLMKANGYGRIVNVTSIWSAITRPGRSIYTTNKHAIAGLTKTLAIELAEHNILVNAVGPGFTLTELTATTNTPEELKKITDIIPIKRMAQPVEIANLVLYLGSELNSYLTGQNLIIDGGYTNV from the coding sequence ATGAACAGTATTTCTAACGTAAACATTGATTTGTCTGGAAAGGTGGCGCTTATCACCGGCGGAACGCGCGGAATTGGAAAAGCCATTGCCGATCGTTTTTTGGACGCGGGCGCGTCCATTATTTTAACCGGTACCAAAGCTACCGAAGTTGAAAAGTTGAATGCCGAAAATACCAATCCTCAAGGGATATCATACCTTCAGGTTGATTTTACAAATGAAGGGTCGGTAACGGCTTTCGTGGCTAAAATACACGAAATGGGTAAAATTGACGTGTTGGTAAACAACGCAGGTATTAACAAGATAGCTCCCAACACAGAAACTTCTAACGCCGATTTTGATTTGCTGAACGATGTGAATGTTAAGGGCCCATATATATTGTGCCGCGAAGTGAGCAAATTAATGAAAGCAAATGGCTATGGCCGTATAGTAAATGTAACCTCTATATGGAGTGCCATCACAAGGCCGGGCCGCTCAATTTATACAACTAATAAGCACGCGATAGCCGGATTAACCAAAACATTGGCCATCGAACTTGCCGAACATAATATTTTGGTTAATGCGGTAGGCCCCGGCTTTACACTTACTGAACTTACAGCAACAACCAATACCCCCGAGGAATTAAAAAAAATAACCGATATCATCCCTATTAAACGGATGGCCCAGCCGGTAGAAATTGCTAACCTTGTTTTATATTTGGGAAGCGAGCTTAACAGTTATTTAACAGGACAGAACTTAATTATTGATGGAGGATATACCAATGTTTAA
- a CDS encoding AroB-related putative sugar phosphate phospholyase (cyclizing), translated as MFNFTVKSIIHDYSVTFIEDTQKTLLAELKDGDVIIIDNKIKELYKEVLAPVLGQFKHIGIDAHESVKSYQGVEPIIEDLIENGFRKNHRLVAIGGGITQDATAFIASIMYRGVKWLFFPTSLLAQGDSCIGSKTSINFKKFKNQIGGFYPPNQIFINLHFLDTLSIWELKSGLGEMCHYYVVSSPEDFDRLKREYADALTDKKVLAGIINRSLEIKKGYIERDEFDQNERLVFNYGHSFGHAIESLTNYRIPHGIAVSYGMDMANFVSVKLGYITEETRLYIRELLSQIWEGTDISDIELEKFTVALSKDKKNVGKTLGLILNKGIGKIFRDMRPMDDEFVGWLKEYFDTQLTPQTV; from the coding sequence ATGTTTAATTTTACAGTAAAATCTATAATTCATGATTATAGTGTAACATTTATTGAAGATACTCAGAAAACCTTGCTTGCTGAGTTAAAAGACGGTGATGTTATTATTATTGATAATAAAATAAAGGAACTATATAAAGAGGTACTTGCGCCTGTACTGGGGCAGTTCAAGCACATTGGTATCGATGCCCACGAATCGGTTAAAAGCTACCAGGGTGTTGAGCCAATTATTGAAGATCTTATTGAGAACGGGTTCCGCAAAAATCATCGCCTTGTTGCTATCGGCGGCGGTATTACACAGGATGCAACAGCGTTTATAGCTTCTATCATGTACCGCGGCGTAAAATGGTTGTTTTTCCCAACATCATTGCTTGCACAGGGCGATAGCTGCATAGGTAGTAAAACGTCAATCAACTTTAAAAAATTTAAAAATCAAATAGGAGGTTTTTACCCTCCTAACCAAATCTTTATTAACCTTCATTTCCTTGATACACTTTCCATTTGGGAGCTGAAATCAGGCCTTGGCGAAATGTGTCACTATTATGTTGTATCAAGCCCTGAAGATTTTGACCGTTTAAAAAGAGAATATGCTGATGCCTTGACCGATAAAAAAGTGTTGGCAGGTATCATTAACCGTAGCCTTGAAATCAAAAAAGGCTATATTGAGCGAGACGAATTTGATCAGAACGAGCGCCTGGTATTTAACTATGGGCACTCATTTGGTCATGCAATTGAGTCATTGACTAACTACCGTATCCCACATGGAATAGCGGTTAGCTATGGTATGGATATGGCCAATTTTGTATCTGTTAAATTAGGTTATATTACTGAAGAAACCCGTTTGTATATCCGCGAACTTTTAAGCCAGATATGGGAAGGTACGGATATCAGCGATATTGAACTTGAGAAATTTACCGTTGCTTTAAGTAAAGACAAGAAAAACGTGGGTAAAACCCTCGGTTTAATCCTGAATAAAGGCATCGGAAAAATTTTCAGGGATATGCGCCCTATGGATGACGAATTTGTGGGATGGCTTAAAGAATATTTTGATACCCAGTTAACCCCGCAAACTGTATGA